TAATCTATTTTCAAACCTACCACAGTTGATGGGGACAGTGGGGCGGGGACCCTCCCTGCTGCTGTTCCTTCTGGTGGCCCTGAGGGAGAAACCTGTGCCCGGATGGAGGGCTTGCTGGACCAGATCGCATGTTCCTCATTGAAACAGCTCAGAAAGTGTATGGGAGCCGGGTACTCACTGGGAACGACAGATGAAAAGACAGACTGGTACTTTACACAGACAACCTCTACCTCGCCGCCAGCCCTGGCCACAGCAGGCTCTTTCCAACTCACTGTGCTGTGCTCCaatcactcggtcatgtccaactctttttgaccccatggcctataggccaccaggctcctctgtccatgggatttttcacacAAGATTAGTAGAataggatgccatttcctcctcctggggaacttaccaacccagggattgagtccttgtctcctgcatctcttgcattacaagtagattctttaccactatggtAAAGAATGCGGGATGCCCTTCCAACTCATTACTTCACATTATTTTGCTTCCCACAGGCCACTCACTCACAAAAGTACATCTGCCATGACTCAATTCAACTAACAGCACTGGCAAAGCCCACAAGATACCTTGCTTGCATGACAAATACAAAGCAGTGCAAGTCTGATCCCGCCATTTCTCACGTGACCAGCTCGCCAGCAGGCTGGGCCAAGGCGGGTCCAGCAACAGGAGCTCTAAGGGCTGGAGACTTCACAGTCACCACCTTCGAGATCCAAGAGACAGGAGCGCAGCAAACCTCTTCCTCCTCGGTCCCCTTCAGTTTAAAGAAGAGTGCCCCCAAAATACAGATCAGGATGTAGGAAGCGCTGATTAGACCAAGGTGACCAGTCTCCAGTGAAATTAAATAATCActctttattcaaaataaataagccCTCTTACTTACAGGAAAATATGGAAGTAAACTTCTATCCTTCGGCCTCTAAGAAACCACATTCGCAATATGTtcatttacaaaagaaagaaagtatttgTAAATTATCAAAACTGAGATTTAGGAACTTCAaaatcatttctttgaaaaataaacaataaaaggaaTATTCATGTCAAAAGGTCACAGGTTAGAGAACTGATTTTCCTTCTGAGGCTCATTTTAGCAGACCCTCCAAGTATCCCCACATCTTCTGGCTAAAAAGCCATAACCTGAGAAAAGTATTCCCTGTACCCCACCCGCACAGCTTCTGCAGGGCTGTGCGGGTCACCAGGACTGGGAACATGGGGTGGAACTACTCCGCGTTCCAAGCCACATCGCCTCAGCCCGCCGCTGCTTTCCACAAACCAACTCGGTTCAGCGGTCCTGCAATGGAGAGAGGTTCCACAGCAGCAGAGTACTCTGAGTACCACCTTGTCCAGCATTTTCCAGACTCATACTGTGCTCAGAGAGCCGAGGCTGCATCCCAAGGCTTTGTGAGAGGGTCTCCGCCAGCTTACCGAGTGCCCTTCCGCAGGACTCGCAGCTCTTGGACAGCTACAAACACTGCTGGTTACTCCCCCGGTTGAACAGCCATATACAACACAAGTAAGTcaacaaaaaacagaagaagaaaaaggccCCAAAGTCtttcaaccccccacccccacctcaaatacacaaacacacaggaaCGAACTCTTGTTATAAATTCAAGTTCATCATCTGAGAGGTTGAAGCCTCCAgcgattcctccagctccagggcACACCGACTGTACGCTTCCACATGGTTTCTCCAGACTTGAACTGGAAACAAGAAAGCACACCACAAACAGACAGGCAGGGTCAGCCAgcgtaagtgttagtcgctcagctgtgtccaactcttttcgaccccatggactgtagcccaccaggctcctctgtccatgggattctccaggcaagagtactggagtgggttgccatttccttttccaggggaatcttcccgacccagggatcaaacccaggtctcctgcattgaggcggACTGTTTAGCATCTGAACCACCATAGTCAGGGAAGTCTCTTGGAAAGCAAGCAGCACACAGCCTGCCCAGCAAACTGGCTCCCTAAGTGGGGCCTGGAAAGGACTCAAGCAAAAATCCCCAACTGCAACCTCCCCCTCGCGAACAGGATCAAGCAGGTTGGTGCATGCCGGCCTTGAAACCACCCACCAGGGATCCAGCTGTCTGCACAGCTGCCCTCTGGGTGCCATGTGACCCAAGGAAGCTCTGTCTGGGACACCCACTGAccagccctcccctcccacaTCTGAGACCACCTCTTAAACAAGGGCTGGGGCTTAACAAGGCCTTCTGCAGCTAGTTTTGCCACAGTGGCCATGCCACTCTCCTGGGCACCCTGTTCAATCGGCATCAATGAAGACCTAGAGGACGATGGGCCCCAACTCCATTCCCCCAGCACTCACTGTAGTGTGGCTCCTCTTTCTCAGTGGGGGCCAAGGGGCTGTCCTCCACAGGGCAGCTGGGGCTCTGACTGGGCGGGCTGGCGGGGGCGCAGGGCCCAAGCTCGCCCGGCAGCTCCTGGCGTGTGTTCTCCAGCATAGTCCTATAGGCCTGCCGGGCCGCCATCGTCAGCTCCACCATCTTGTGGAACTGGTCCTTGAGCAGAAACCAGAGTACAAGTGAGGTCACCTGCAAACTGGCGAAGGCACCCTCTACAGGGAAAGGGGGGTGGATGCCCGCCTATGTACCAGGGGTGTTGCCCTCAGGCCTTCCTGAGGCTCCTCTGTGACACCAGTAAGCCCAGAGCGAAATTGGAATCACACTTCTGGGTTTTTAAGGAAACCAGGCCACCGAGGTTACCGCTTTCAAGACtggggcccctggagctcaggccTACTCAGCCAGTGTGCAGACAACCACCATCCCCCCTGACTCCTTCCCAGGGCAAGACAGGCCAGAACCCCCTCCCCGCCTCACCTGGGCCCCATCGTAGCTGAAGATGCCCACCACACTGACGGGGACAGCCTTGTTCAGGCTGCGCCCCAGAGCTTTGCGGTTGAGAGCAAACACAAAGGGGATGTTCTGGTCACAGGCGTAGTCAATGATGGTGTGCAGGGTGTCGTCTAGCCCACCTGCTCGGAAGACAAGGGAAATGACAGGGGAGGCATCCCAGGAGCGCACTGGCGAAACTGGCTGCCAGAGCTTTTCCCAATGGAGGCTGACACTCCTGGCTACTTCCTCACTCAAGCCAGTGCCCCAGGCCAGGTTTCACTGGGAAAGCCAGTCGCTGTGGTGGAAGTACACTGTTACTCTTGGCCACATGGAAGAAATCAACTGTTCAAGAGACACTTCTAAAGCAATAAATCAGTATAAAATACGTCCACATCAAGCCAGCAGCTGGCGCTGTGTGAAACGGGACAAGAAAGCCTTAGACATGTTTGCTGAATACGGTGTGCCAGTCTGGGTCTAATGGCCTTGGGTGGATTGGCTCCTATATCCTCACAAAACCCTAAGAGGGGAGGTGGTACCCACTTAAAAAGATGGAAACCCAGAGCCCAGGGAGGTCCCTGAGTTATCCTACCCTGCCTCCCAGTGAGACACAGCCTGGCaggaggaaggtggggaggggaggggtggcacTACAGGCAGAGAGGGTGAAGAAGCTGTGTGTGAGTGAtgctcacacagagtcagaaaccaGCAACACCGACAAGCTGTTACCAACAAGAGAATCACATCTGGGCATCCGTGCATAAGTAACATAGAAACCACCCATATACGTGCAAACATCAGCCAGCTAGAGAACGCTGGATGGGAGAGGTGATTCCACGTACAAGTGCAACCAAAGGCCACAACAGGTGAGGATAAATGTGGCAAGAAATGTGAGTGATTTACAAAGCAGCCTCAACATGCCAgtgaaacacaaaagaaaatctaAGCCAAAGGCATCTATGCTCTTGAATGGAACAAACCAATATGATCATATGTCAATGCTATGTTAACCTCAAACTTTTTATACTGTAACTTACTCTAAGTGGGActttttttgagaaatacaaaaaacacaaaatgagaatggccttttgaaaaaggaaattaatgtCAGGCCAGCATTTCCAGATATTAAGGCTTGCTATAGAACTATAAGAATATAAATTATGGGATACAGGGTGACAGAATGAAGGCCCAGAAATCACCCGAATGTGTGGCACTTAAGCAGGCTGGCAAGAGTCCCCTGAAGCACAGAAGGTGCAAAGAGACAATCTCTGCAAAAATCCATCTCAGACTGAAATGCATtctacctaaataaataaaaatgaaaacacagaagaacaaggaaaaaaactgaattaaaaaaaaaattaataacccTGGAGTAAGAAGGTTGAATAACAACATAAAACCTAGATgcaataaaaacaagaataaaaaacatACACACCCAATCTCTGAATGGCTAAAGAGGCTTAAAGAAAAACAGGCACATGACAAACTGGAAAAACATTCATAATTCTTAACCAAAGTGGctcttattattaaaaaaaaaaaaaagcatatgtgAATATAGAAGACTGACATCCTGAAAGACAAATGGGCAAATAATCAACAATTCACAGAAAATGCCAAGCCCTTAAACAAGATGCTCAGCCTTGCCTCACAAGAAAATGCTAACAGAATCACCCGAAGACCgggggaggctgggaggaagCGGCATGCCCGCCTGTGGGGGCTACAGTGGCCCCTAGAGGCAGTGTGACCCCACCCCGATTCCTCTGCAGACTGATCACTTCCTGAGGGAACATACATctacaggagaaagaaaaaatctaAGGTCTCTTATCACCTGGTACCTAATTACATATGATTACCTAATCttctttctaaagaaaagaaCAACTTCTCAAATGCACACCCatccttggatatgcagatggtatcactctaatggcagaaagtgaacaggaactaaagagcctcttgatgagggtgagtaaaacagctggcttaaaactcaacattcagaaaactaagatcatggcatccggtcccatcacttcatggtaaatacatGGATGGGATAgatgacagtgcaggagacccagcatCCGAGCAACACAGTTCTAGGGGGAACCGAGAGAGGACCAACAGGAGGGAGATTCAGAGCACAAACCCTGCAGCGTGTCCCAGGACTGAGCACTGCCTGTAAGCCGTCCCACCTCTCAGAACCCTGGGCACAGGGAAGTTCCTACAAGCTtccagagaggagggagaaaagaaacaaaggtcaGAAATTGGAAAGACTGGATTTCAAGCACCATCTTCTAGATGTCCCGACATTTTTTCTCATGCCACTGACGGGGGGATGCACACGCCCCAAGACAAGGGAGTATGTGAGAGCCAACAAACACCACAGCCCACCAGAAGACACATCCCCAGGATGACAGCTGCATGGGAGGCACAGAGCTGGAATGGCCCCAGAGGAGGAGCTGCAGAATGCCTGCAGCACCCACTACTTTAAGGGGGGGGCCAGGCAGCTGGCTGAGAGCTTGAGGGGTGATTCGTGTAAAGCCCAGCGTCTGCCATGGGATTGTGGTTGGGACACCGCTGGTGTACAACCAAAGGGACGAACCTGAGAGCCCTTTCCAACGGCAGGGACTGGACCTGCCTCCAGCTAAGATGGGGATGAGTCCATGGGGCTGGCCATGAGCAGGTCCAGCTGCTGCCCAAGGGCTGGTGGATGCTGCAGACAAGTCAGGAAACCTCAAGTGTTCAGACTGGAAACAGCAACCAGAAAGATTCAGCACTGGGATCTGGACTGGTTCCCTGAAAGTGCTGTTCCAGCCAAGTGGAACTCTACACCATGGGAGAGAGCAATGGGACCAGAGGAGGAGTCTGAATGTTGAGACTAAGATGGAGGACCAGCGTCTGAGTGATGGCATCCTGCTCCTAACAGCCCCTCTACTGCGCATCCCAAGGAGGACACAAAGTGGGTCAGCTGAGGGCCAGGGAGATGTCAGACATCCGTCTGTCGGTCACCTCACCCAGCACATAGCATGCCGAAAAAGAGAACGAACCTTCCAGCATCAGTAAGATGGCGAAGGGCTTGGACAAACCCACACCTTTAGTAAGTGAACAGACGAGTTAGTCACACATGGAGGAAAAGCCCAACGCAGGGACTGGCCTAGCTGCCAGTCATGAAATCCCTGCAGTATGAGGGACCACGCCCCCAAGCTCCGAGGAAAGCAGCACGGCACCTGGCCCGCTGCACGATGTGACACACCCTCTCTGGTCCGCGTGGGCCAGCCTGAGCCAAGTCGTGAAGACTGCAGGGGCCCAGCTGCTCAGAGTGATCACTTGGTGAGCCAACGAACTTTGGaaacaaatatgtaaaacagccagccagtggggatttgttgtatgatgcagggagctcaacctggtgctctgtgacaacctagactggtgggatggtttggggtgggaggtggaaggaggttcaagagggaggggacatacgtatacctatggctgattcatgctgatgtgtgacacaaaactgtaaagcaattatcttccaattaaaaatgaattaaaaaaaactcaactaaaagaaaatgaagcaaactgCACTTCCAAGGTCCCCAACCCAAGTGGCTGATGGTGTGGCGGCCAGAGGGCATGTACACACACCAGGAGCCACACACCAGGGACCATATGGTACCCTTACCTTTTGACTGTATCTTCTCACAGTTTGGAGAGATGATGATGCATTTCAACTTTCTGAGCTTCAGATGTTTGAGGACTTCCCTTAGCCCCAACACAAGTCGGCGTTTGGCCTTAGCCTTGACTGGATCTTTCTGGTACATACGATCTTGGAAACGAACCAGCTCTTTCAGCAGGTCCGTAACACAGGCGTCAACTTCTTTACTGAGCATTTGGCTGCAGTAGCTGAAAGGGACATTAGACACGGTCACCTTTCCTCTGGCTGTGACAGTCTGGCATGCTGCTCCCAGGGTGTGGGCAGTTCAGCTCCTCTCAAGAAATCATGCTTTGGTTCCTGACTGACAGAATTTTAGAAAAGATGGATGGAggcatcctccccacccccaaccacaaGGGACAAAGACTTCTGGGCCCCACATCCCCCAGGCAGCCACTCCCAGGCACCTCTCCTCGTGAAGACAAACATCTACAGAGTCTACCCTGAAGAAAAGTGGGAGGGAAAGAGGTGGAGCACCCTAAGAAATTACACACAGAAAGGGACCTCAGATCATGAGCTGTCACCTTACTACCCGTTCCCAATCACAAAAGTGGGTTCAAGGGCACCTCTGGGATCACGGAATGAGGACAGAGATCCCTCATGAGCAGATTATGTAGCCCTGGCATGTGTTAAGACCAGGTCCTGGCCACCTTCCACCAGGACACAACACCATGGCCCAGCCTGGCCGCTTTACTGTGCTGAGCATGGCGGGCAAAGAACTCGAGGCCCACGATCAGAGTGAGCACAGTGCCCCAGGTCCCACAGTGAGCCCAATGCCCCGGCTCACTCACTCCCTGAACCGCCGGCTGTGGATCTTGGGGCAGGCCTCTGTCTCTTTCTGGGGCTCAGGTCCCGGCTGCTCCTCTGATTTGCTCTCCACCACAGGAACACAGGACACAGACTCTTTCGTTTCCCCTGGAGTTTCAGAGAAAGAAGTTACAGCAGGGCCCCCGCAGGGCTCGGTGCACAGACTGAGGGGTCTGGGGCAGGAAATGAGACAGCGCCTCCACAAAAGCATCGCCAGAACACCCAGACTCAGCGGCTGGCCTCTCTGCCACCCATAGGTGCAGCTCATAAAACCCTGGGCAGCCTGTGTGGCAGGGGCCACTAGGCTGGATGGCAGTGGACTTAAGCTGGAGATGCGCTTAAGGGGAAAATGCCAGCAGGAGGTGTGCCCGCACTTCTTATATACACCCCAAGCTTCCACAGCATCTCTGCTTCTAACGGAGCCCATGTAGCAACTCCCACAACACCCATGTGCCACCTGGCATGTTTGTACACCTGAATGCTATGCCGCACTGACAATCAGGAACTACTTTTATAGGCCACAGACATACTGCCAGCCAGAACAACACGTAAGATTCCACTGGAATGAAGCCTGAAAGCTCATGGGTGAACTGCAGACAGGGGTGAGGTCTTGGACCAGAATCATGGGGACTGGGAGGCCATTGTGCTTCTGAACTGGGTATGATCTATGTACTGCTCTGAAAGGACAGTTCAATAAGCAGCTTACTTAACCCATTTTTTGGAATGACACCATGTCTTACACACTTGTGGGCAAGCAGCTTTGCAGTTAATGGTGTTAATTCTCATGGCCATTTCAAACTGCAAGGACCATCAAGTATCATACACATCAACATCAGGGGCTTCTCCCCTTTATATCTCACAGCCCTGAAAAGCAGAGGCACCAGAAGCTCCACTTGTTCACAGGGAGGTCCTCTTACTGTCAAGTTAGGACACTGAAAAAGTCTGCATTCCCAAGGCCCAAGGCCCACTTGCTTTTACCACACAGGGACCGGGGCTGGGCAAAAGCCAGACAATTGGCTGTGTACATGGTTACTCCCGCCGAGGGATTCTTTAAGAAGCAAACCAATGGAACTCAATACCTAacacatcaggtggcctgagGACCTGGTCATCACCGCCGCTCTCTTCATCTTGCACatcctgtacattgtcactggGAAAAGCTGGGCTCAGAGCATTTTCTTGGAGACGCTGCTGCTTTCTCTCTTGCCGTTctttcaaaataatctttaaagttaaataaacGACTGAAACACCTGAAGACTCACATCTGAAAATAAGCCCTTCTGTGAAATAAGCCACCCATATTCAGCTGGCTGACACTGTACCTGTTTGTGCCCTTACTCCCCCCGCCGCCTGCCCCCTCCCTGTGGGCAGCCCAATCCTCTCACCCATGGTCCAGCAACAGCAGGCTCCCCTGGGGAAACAGAGCAGTGCACGTGAGACCTGGGCTCTGATGAAACGGTGCAGCTCAATCTGACCCCAGGCAAGACACGCCTTCCTCCATCTGAGACTCACCATACCCTACAGGCTGCTTTGACAGTTAAATCAAAGACATGTGGCAGTAGTGTCCAATATTTACCAAATCAGAGCATCAGACACAACGCCTTGGGGTAGGATGAgggtaaaaaatgtaaatgagaacaGATTCCCCCCCATTTCTGGATTTCTGTCCATGTCACTCCAAAgtatgaaatgaataaataaggcCTCCTTCTCCAGCAGCTGAGGTGCTCTGCACACCATGAGGGGAGAGCAAGGGATCATCTTTCAAAGAATCATGCATGCATCCTGATTAAGAGCAGGTTCAAATGAGAGTAAatgttaaaaatctaaaaacCTAGGAGTTGAAAGAAGTAGAATGGATACAGCACTCTACAAGTTTACTTGCGCCCGATTTCAAAC
This portion of the Bubalus bubalis isolate 160015118507 breed Murrah chromosome 3, NDDB_SH_1, whole genome shotgun sequence genome encodes:
- the SECISBP2 gene encoding selenocysteine insertion sequence-binding protein 2 isoform X7; this translates as MLLPVPLHVRETLSTELSPAPKNVTSMINLKMVASPADPKNDSMSSSEVLSLEPSYKEKHVVHLTEKSKASQGGNPEQNEASRKNKKKKEKSKSKYEVLTVQEPPRIEDAEEFPNLAVASERRDRVESPKFQSKQQPQNNFKSSRKKSQIPVQLDLGGMLTALEKKQHSPNAKQSSKPVVFSVGAVPVLSKDSMSGKKGHRLAQVKTPHNPLDSTSPMMKKGKQREVPKAKKPTPLKKIILKERQERKQQRLQENALSPAFPSDNVQDVQDEESGGDDQVLRPPDVLGETKESVSCVPVVESKSEEQPGPEPQKETEACPKIHSRRFRDYCSQMLSKEVDACVTDLLKELVRFQDRMYQKDPVKAKAKRRLVLGLREVLKHLKLRKLKCIIISPNCEKIQSKGGLDDTLHTIIDYACDQNIPFVFALNRKALGRSLNKAVPVSVVGIFSYDGAQDQFHKMVELTMAARQAYRTMLENTRQELPGELGPCAPASPPSQSPSCPVEDSPLAPTEKEEPHYIQVWRNHVEAYSRCALELEESLEASTSQMMNLNL